In a genomic window of Vigna angularis cultivar LongXiaoDou No.4 chromosome 6, ASM1680809v1, whole genome shotgun sequence:
- the LOC108342076 gene encoding transcription factor MYB108: MEVKGRVSNSPSTIVQSDDEMDLRRGPWTVDEDLALINYIANHGEGRWNSLARSAGLKRTGKSCRLRWLNYLRPDVRRGNITLEEQLLILELHGRWGNRWSKIAQYLPGRTDNEIKNYWRTRVQKHAKQLKCDVNSKQFKDAMRYLWMPRLVERIQAAAATTAAAAVRSPTASASATTTITTNNNITYNYSNNNNLNNSFEVHSGDMMLSPAIMNNNFGGSQSYTPENSSTGASSDSFGTQVSPVSELAQDYYNNVTVSNSNSHNNPNPDYYQQAQDQLSFLDCITSPSGLFSQQLDFHSMEPNTPWIQSNGDTSNGFWNVENMLLFQQLTDNI, encoded by the exons ATGGAAGTGAAAGGAAGGGTAAGCAACTCCCCAAGCACCATAGTCCAAAGTGACGATGAGATGGACCTTCGAAGAGGTCCTTGGACCGTCGATGAAGACCTTGCTCTCATCAATTACATTGCCAATCACGGAGAAGGTCGATGGAATTCCCTTGCACGTTCTGCCG GACTCAAACGAACTGGCAAGAGTTGCAGATTGAGATGGTTGAATTATCTCCGCCCAGATGTTCGTCGTGGCAACATCACTCTTGAAGAACAGCTTCTCATTCTCGAGCTCCATGGCCGCTGGGGAAACCG ATGGTCTAAAATTGCCCAATACTTGCCTGGAAGAACTGATAACGAGATCAAGAATTACTGGAGAACTCGTGTTCAAAAGCACGCCAAACAGCTCAAATGTGACGTGAATAGCAAGCAATTCAAGGATGCCATGCGCTACCTTTGGATGCCGAGGCTGGTGGAACGCATTCAAGCCGCCGCCGCCACCACCGCTGCGGCCGCCGTCCGTTCTCCCACGGCTTCTGCCAGTGCTACtacaaccatcaccaccaacaacaaTATAACATACAActacagcaacaacaacaaccttaACAACAGTTTTGAGGTGCACAGTGGGGACATGATGTTGAGTCCAGCAATTATGAACAACAACTTCGGTGGTTCACAAAGTTACACTCCAGAGAATAGTAGCACGGGTGCATCATCTGACTCGTTTGGGACTCAGGTTTCACCTGTCTCGGAGTTGGCTCAGGATTACTACAATAATGTCACAGTTAGTAACAGTAACAGTCACAATAACCCTAATCCTGATTACTACCAACAAGCACAAGATCAACTCAGTTTTTTGGATTGCATCACAAGCCCATCGGGGTTGTTCTCTCAGCAGCTGGATTTCCATTCCATGGAACCAAACACCCCATGGATTCAGAGTAATGGGGACACATCCAACGGTTTCTGGAATGTTGAAAACATGTTGCTGTTCCAACAACTCACTGACAACATATGA